A single Pantoea rwandensis DNA region contains:
- the priB gene encoding primosomal replication protein N, protein MTANRLRLSGTVCKTPVRKVSPSGIPHCQFVLEHRSVQEEAGFHRQAWCQMPVIISGSTHQVITQHITVGTQLVLEGFISCHQARNGQSRMVLHAEQIELIDSGD, encoded by the coding sequence ATGACGGCAAATCGACTGCGCCTGTCAGGCACTGTGTGCAAGACGCCAGTTCGAAAAGTCAGTCCGTCAGGGATTCCTCACTGCCAGTTCGTGCTTGAGCACCGTTCTGTGCAGGAGGAAGCCGGTTTTCACCGGCAAGCCTGGTGTCAGATGCCGGTGATTATCAGCGGCAGCACCCATCAGGTGATTACTCAACATATAACGGTCGGTACGCAACTCGTTCTCGAAGGTTTCATTAGCTGCCATCAGGCACGCAATGGTCAGAGCAGAATGGTGTTACATGCCGAGCAGATTGAATTGATAGATTCTGGAGACTAG
- the rplI gene encoding 50S ribosomal protein L9 — MQVILLDKVANLGSLGDQVNVKAGYARNFLVPQGKAVPATKKNVEFFETRRAELEAKLADVLAAANARAEKINALGTVTIASKSGDEGKLFGSIGTRDIADAVTAAGVEVAKSEVRLPNGVLRSTGEHEVDFQVHSEVFAKLVVNVVAE, encoded by the coding sequence ATGCAAGTTATTCTGCTTGATAAAGTAGCAAACCTGGGCAGCCTGGGTGATCAGGTTAACGTTAAAGCGGGCTACGCTCGTAACTTCCTGGTTCCACAGGGTAAAGCTGTTCCTGCTACCAAGAAAAACGTTGAGTTCTTCGAAACACGTCGCGCTGAACTGGAAGCCAAACTGGCTGACGTTCTGGCTGCTGCTAACGCACGTGCAGAGAAAATCAACGCACTGGGCACCGTTACCATCGCGTCTAAATCAGGCGACGAAGGTAAACTGTTCGGTTCAATCGGTACTCGCGACATCGCTGATGCAGTGACTGCAGCTGGCGTTGAAGTGGCTAAGAGCGAAGTGCGTCTGCCAAACGGCGTTCTGCGTTCTACCGGTGAGCACGAAGTTGACTTCCAGGTTCATAGCGAAGTGTTCGCTAAACTGGTTGTGAATGTAGTGGCTGAGTAA
- a CDS encoding bifunctional 2',3'-cyclic-nucleotide 2'-phosphodiesterase/3'-nucleotidase translates to MFKASMSLLALCVSAATVQAATVDLRILETTDLHSNMMDFDYYKDTPTEKFGLVRTATLIQQARAEAKNSVLVDNGDIIQGSPLGDYMAAKGLKKGDVHPVYKAMNTLDYAVGNLGNHEFNYGLPYLQKAIAGARFPYVNANIIDEKSGKPLFTPYLIKETTVTDRSGSAHRLKIGYIGFVPPQIMVWDRNNLQGKVRVDDITETAKRYVPEMRAKGAEIIIAIPHSGLSSEPYHAMAENSVYYLSQVPGISAIMFGHAHAVFPSKEFTAIQGADIAQGTLNGVPAVMPGMWGDHLGVVDLVLNNEGGKWQVTQGKTEARPIYDPVAKKALAAEDADLVKVLEPDHRATREFVAKPIGKSADVMYSYLSLVQDDPTVQIVNNAQRAYVEHFIQGDPDLGRLPVLSAAAPFKAGGRKNDPASYTEVEKGELTFRNAADLYLYPNTLVVMKVTGAQVKEWLECSAAQFNQIDPHTRKPQALINWDFRTYNFDVIDGVDYQIDVTQPARYDGECTLINKDASRIKDLTWQGKHIDPNAVFLVATNNYRAYGGKFAGTGDKYVAFASPDENRSVVAAYISSETKAHGEVKPQADHNWRLAPIHSDTPLDIRFETAPGEKATQFIEKYADYPMKAVGSDEIGFAIWQVDLQKQ, encoded by the coding sequence ATGTTCAAAGCGAGCATGTCGTTATTGGCGCTGTGTGTATCTGCTGCAACGGTACAGGCTGCTACCGTGGATCTGCGCATTCTGGAAACCACCGATCTGCACAGTAATATGATGGATTTCGATTACTACAAAGATACGCCAACCGAGAAATTTGGTCTGGTGCGCACCGCCACGCTGATTCAGCAGGCGCGCGCGGAAGCGAAAAACAGTGTGCTGGTTGATAACGGCGACATTATTCAGGGCAGCCCGCTGGGCGATTACATGGCGGCTAAGGGGCTGAAAAAAGGGGATGTGCATCCGGTTTATAAAGCGATGAACACGCTGGATTACGCAGTGGGCAACTTAGGCAATCACGAATTCAATTATGGCTTACCCTATCTGCAGAAGGCGATTGCCGGCGCGCGTTTCCCCTATGTGAATGCCAATATTATCGATGAAAAGAGCGGAAAACCGCTGTTTACCCCCTACTTAATCAAAGAAACCACCGTTACCGACCGCAGCGGCAGCGCGCACCGCTTAAAAATTGGCTACATCGGCTTCGTTCCACCACAGATTATGGTGTGGGATCGCAACAATCTGCAGGGTAAGGTGCGTGTTGATGACATCACGGAAACAGCGAAGCGCTATGTGCCGGAAATGCGCGCAAAAGGTGCTGAAATAATCATCGCTATTCCGCACTCAGGTTTAAGCAGTGAGCCTTATCACGCCATGGCGGAGAATTCGGTCTACTACCTCAGCCAGGTGCCGGGCATTAGCGCCATTATGTTTGGTCACGCGCATGCGGTATTCCCCAGTAAAGAGTTCACGGCCATTCAGGGCGCTGACATCGCACAGGGCACGCTAAACGGTGTTCCGGCAGTGATGCCCGGCATGTGGGGCGATCATCTCGGCGTGGTCGATTTGGTGCTAAATAATGAAGGCGGGAAATGGCAGGTCACCCAGGGTAAAACTGAAGCGCGGCCCATTTACGATCCGGTTGCCAAAAAAGCACTGGCAGCAGAAGACGCCGATCTGGTGAAAGTGCTGGAGCCTGATCATCGTGCCACGCGTGAGTTCGTTGCTAAGCCGATCGGTAAATCGGCTGATGTGATGTACAGCTATCTGTCGCTGGTGCAGGACGATCCTACCGTGCAGATCGTCAATAATGCGCAGCGCGCCTATGTTGAGCACTTCATTCAGGGCGATCCCGATCTCGGCCGCCTGCCGGTACTTTCCGCTGCCGCACCGTTTAAAGCCGGTGGTCGTAAAAACGATCCCGCCAGTTATACCGAAGTGGAAAAAGGTGAACTCACCTTCCGTAATGCCGCCGATCTCTATCTCTATCCCAATACGCTGGTGGTGATGAAAGTGACGGGTGCGCAGGTGAAGGAGTGGCTGGAATGCTCGGCCGCGCAGTTTAATCAGATCGATCCACACACTCGAAAACCGCAAGCACTGATTAACTGGGATTTTCGTACCTACAATTTCGATGTGATTGACGGCGTGGATTATCAAATTGATGTCACGCAACCTGCGCGCTACGACGGTGAATGTACGTTGATTAATAAAGACGCTTCACGCATTAAAGATTTGACGTGGCAAGGTAAGCACATCGATCCCAACGCGGTATTCCTGGTCGCCACCAACAACTATCGCGCCTATGGCGGTAAATTTGCCGGCACCGGCGATAAATATGTGGCATTTGCCTCACCGGATGAGAACCGTTCAGTGGTCGCGGCTTATATCAGTAGCGAAACCAAAGCACACGGCGAAGTGAAACCGCAGGCCGATCACAACTGGCGTTTAGCGCCGATTCACAGTGATACGCCGCTGGATATTCGCTTTGAAACCGCACCAGGCGAGAAAGCCACGCAGTTTATTGAGAAGTACGCAGATTATCCGATGAAAGCGGTGGGCAGTGACGAGATTGGTTTTGCGATTTGGCAGGTAGATTTGCAGAAGCAGTAA
- the fklB gene encoding FKBP-type peptidyl-prolyl cis-trans isomerase — protein MTTPSFDSVESQASYGIGLQVGQQLQESGLQGLQPEALLAGLRDALEGNSPAVPVDVVHRALREVHERAEGVRRERVEAMAAEGHKFLEQNAQREGVSSTESGLQFSVIAQGDGPIPSRQDRVRVHYTGKLIDGTVFDSSVARGEPAEFPVSGVIAGWIEALTLMPVGSKWELVIPQNLAYGERGAGASIPPFSTLVFEVELLEIL, from the coding sequence ATGACCACCCCTTCATTCGACAGCGTCGAATCACAAGCAAGTTACGGTATCGGTTTACAGGTCGGCCAGCAGCTGCAGGAATCTGGACTGCAGGGTCTGCAGCCGGAAGCACTGCTCGCGGGTCTGCGCGATGCGCTGGAAGGGAACTCACCGGCTGTGCCTGTTGATGTGGTACATCGCGCGCTGCGTGAAGTGCACGAACGTGCAGAAGGCGTACGACGTGAGCGAGTGGAAGCCATGGCGGCTGAAGGCCATAAATTCCTGGAGCAGAATGCCCAGCGTGAAGGCGTGAGCAGCACGGAATCTGGTCTGCAGTTCAGCGTAATCGCTCAAGGCGATGGCCCGATTCCATCACGTCAGGATCGTGTCCGTGTGCACTACACAGGCAAACTGATCGACGGTACGGTGTTTGATAGCTCAGTGGCACGTGGCGAACCGGCTGAATTCCCGGTAAGCGGCGTTATCGCTGGCTGGATTGAAGCGCTGACCCTGATGCCAGTGGGTTCTAAGTGGGAATTAGTGATTCCACAAAACCTCGCCTACGGCGAGCGCGGTGCAGGTGCATCCATCCCGCCATTCAGCACATTGGTGTTCGAAGTCGAGCTGCTGGAAATTCTGTAA
- a CDS encoding YtfJ family protein, with amino-acid sequence MRLAHSVLALALLVPSLVSAHAFKIGDRVPPVGVSDRGELLYQQDKFSYQPWNSAQLSGKVRVILHIAGRSSAKEQNAALIEAIKAAKFPHDRYQTTTIVNTDDAIPGTGMFVRSSIESNKQQYPWSQFIVDSNGNVRKVWQLEKGGSTIVVLDKTGHVRYAKEGALTQDEVQQAMKLIRELLQ; translated from the coding sequence ATGCGTTTGGCACACTCAGTCTTAGCACTGGCACTGCTGGTTCCCAGCCTTGTCTCAGCTCATGCTTTTAAGATCGGCGATCGTGTTCCGCCAGTAGGCGTGAGCGACAGGGGCGAACTGCTTTATCAACAAGATAAGTTTAGCTACCAACCGTGGAATAGCGCGCAGCTGAGTGGAAAAGTGCGTGTCATCTTACATATTGCCGGGCGTTCTTCGGCTAAAGAACAGAATGCCGCGCTGATTGAAGCGATAAAAGCGGCAAAATTCCCGCATGACCGTTACCAGACCACCACCATTGTGAACACTGACGATGCGATTCCTGGCACGGGGATGTTTGTGCGCAGCAGTATTGAGAGCAACAAGCAGCAATATCCGTGGTCGCAGTTTATTGTCGACAGCAATGGCAACGTGCGTAAAGTCTGGCAGCTGGAAAAAGGCGGTTCAACGATTGTGGTGCTGGATAAGACCGGGCATGTGCGTTACGCCAAAGAGGGTGCACTTACGCAGGATGAAGTGCAGCAGGCGATGAAGCTGATCCGTGAGCTGTTGCAGTAA
- a CDS encoding DUF1107 domain-containing protein → MKIFQRYNPLQIAKYVKTLFKGRLYIKDVGAFEFDKGKVMLPRVKDKQHLSVMSEINRQVLRLQAEYN, encoded by the coding sequence ATGAAAATCTTCCAGCGCTATAATCCGCTGCAAATTGCGAAATACGTAAAAACGCTTTTTAAAGGAAGGTTGTATATTAAGGATGTTGGCGCGTTTGAGTTCGATAAAGGCAAAGTGATGTTGCCCCGCGTCAAAGATAAACAGCACCTTAGCGTGATGTCCGAGATCAACCGCCAGGTCCTGCGTTTGCAAGCCGAGTACAACTAA
- a CDS encoding type II toxin-antitoxin system RelE/ParE family toxin, whose product MAKFQLTDEARQDLVDIRQFTLQHWGEAQSHQYLRRLQRTLHTLSELPAMGISRTSDLAEGVLSFPFVSHMIYYQVMHQGIIVLAVVHQSRVPSIHLAARL is encoded by the coding sequence ATGGCCAAATTTCAGCTCACGGATGAAGCGCGGCAGGATCTTGTCGATATTCGTCAGTTCACCTTACAGCACTGGGGCGAAGCGCAGTCTCATCAATACTTGAGGCGTTTGCAGCGCACATTACACACGCTGTCTGAACTCCCAGCCATGGGGATCAGCAGAACGTCCGATCTTGCCGAAGGCGTACTCAGTTTTCCCTTTGTTAGCCATATGATTTATTACCAGGTAATGCACCAGGGAATTATTGTGCTCGCTGTTGTGCATCAAAGCCGGGTGCCTTCCATTCATTTGGCAGCCCGGCTATAG
- the cysQ gene encoding 3'(2'),5'-bisphosphate nucleotidase CysQ — protein MLDKISQLAREAGDAIMHVYAGEQPMDVTSKSDDSPVTAADLAAHKVIVEGLAALSPEVPVLSEEDPPSWSVRQNWKKYWLVDPLDGTKEFIKRNGEFTVNIALIENGKPVLGVVYAPALGVMYSAAEGKAWKEEGGHKTQIQVREARPLLVVVSRSHADKDEELKEYLTQLGEHQTTAIGSSLKFCLVAEGKAQLYPRFGPTNIWDTGAGHAVAIAAGAHVHDWQGKTLDYTPRESFLNPGFRVSLF, from the coding sequence ATGTTAGATAAAATTAGCCAACTGGCGCGTGAAGCGGGTGATGCCATTATGCATGTCTATGCGGGTGAGCAGCCGATGGATGTGACGAGCAAGTCGGATGATTCGCCGGTGACGGCTGCCGATCTCGCGGCACACAAAGTCATCGTGGAAGGGCTTGCCGCGCTCTCCCCAGAAGTGCCGGTATTATCAGAGGAAGATCCGCCGAGCTGGTCTGTGCGCCAGAACTGGAAAAAATATTGGCTGGTTGATCCACTGGATGGCACCAAAGAGTTTATCAAGCGCAATGGCGAATTTACCGTCAATATTGCCTTGATTGAAAACGGCAAGCCGGTATTAGGTGTCGTCTATGCGCCCGCGCTGGGTGTGATGTATTCGGCAGCTGAAGGCAAAGCCTGGAAAGAAGAGGGCGGCCATAAAACGCAAATTCAGGTGCGCGAGGCGCGTCCACTGCTGGTGGTTGTCAGCCGTTCGCATGCAGATAAAGATGAAGAGCTGAAAGAGTATCTGACGCAGTTAGGCGAACATCAAACCACGGCGATTGGCTCTTCGCTGAAATTTTGTCTGGTGGCGGAAGGCAAAGCGCAACTGTATCCACGTTTTGGGCCAACGAACATTTGGGATACCGGAGCGGGTCACGCGGTGGCCATTGCGGCGGGTGCCCACGTACATGACTGGCAGGGCAAAACCCTGGACTACACGCCGCGCGAATCTTTCCTGAACCCGGGTTTCCGCGTTTCGCTGTTTTAA
- a CDS encoding LysM-like peptidoglycan-binding domain-containing protein, with protein sequence MGQIAPRRRRTRAPRAFTLSRLQRWLPQFPRKAASEEDSRMASDTPSRVPAVLLRVWHLLDDVRWMNPLPAFHRRGIVIALLVLLLAFLWPSSTPQYPIERPADNSSKEVPLQAEIYDNKQPQNTQPKTDSQGEWHNYTVASGQTLAQLFRDNNLPVNDVFAMARVEGDDQPLSALKNGQQVKIRQNAQGVVTGLTVDGSNGPVLFTRQPDGSFIRAQ encoded by the coding sequence ATGGGCCAGATTGCCCCACGACGCCGCAGGACGCGCGCACCGCGTGCTTTTACTTTATCGAGGTTGCAACGTTGGCTGCCGCAATTTCCGCGCAAGGCCGCCAGCGAGGAGGATTCACGAATGGCTTCTGATACCCCTTCCCGCGTTCCCGCCGTGCTGCTGCGCGTCTGGCATCTGCTGGATGATGTGCGCTGGATGAACCCACTGCCGGCCTTCCATCGCCGTGGCATTGTGATTGCCTTGTTGGTTCTGCTATTGGCGTTTCTCTGGCCGAGCAGTACGCCGCAATATCCGATTGAGCGCCCGGCAGATAACAGCAGCAAAGAGGTGCCGTTGCAGGCGGAGATTTACGACAACAAGCAGCCGCAGAACACCCAACCGAAAACCGATTCTCAGGGTGAGTGGCACAACTATACCGTGGCATCAGGTCAGACGCTGGCACAGCTGTTCCGCGACAATAATCTGCCGGTCAATGATGTGTTCGCCATGGCACGCGTTGAGGGCGACGATCAGCCTCTTAGCGCACTGAAGAATGGACAACAGGTGAAGATTCGTCAGAACGCGCAAGGCGTGGTGACAGGATTAACGGTGGATGGCAGCAACGGCCCGGTGCTGTTTACCCGTCAGCCCGACGGCAGCTTTATCCGCGCCCAGTAA
- the yjfP gene encoding esterase — MIELATENLAGIECIHAAPAGQRQARLPTILFYHGFTSSKEVYSYFAVALAQAGFRVVMPDADMHGARYNGDTETRMTHFWEILKQNIDEVPLLEAALREKDLIADERFAVAGASMGGMTALGAMVRYPQIHSVACMMGSGYFMQLSQTLFPPLVARTPEQKETLAARLAPLAPYDPSQQLDKLANRPLLLWHGEADEVVPFAETVRLEKALREAALNEKMTYLSEKQIGHKITPSALTALVSFFKHQL, encoded by the coding sequence ATGATTGAGTTGGCAACGGAAAACCTGGCAGGTATTGAGTGTATTCATGCGGCTCCCGCAGGACAGCGGCAGGCACGTTTACCCACCATCCTGTTTTACCACGGATTTACCTCATCCAAAGAAGTCTACAGCTACTTCGCGGTGGCGCTAGCGCAGGCTGGGTTTCGCGTAGTGATGCCGGATGCCGATATGCACGGAGCGCGCTACAACGGGGATACCGAAACGCGTATGACGCACTTCTGGGAGATCCTCAAACAGAACATCGACGAAGTACCGCTGTTAGAAGCGGCGCTGCGTGAGAAAGATTTGATTGCCGATGAGCGCTTTGCGGTGGCTGGTGCTTCGATGGGCGGCATGACCGCATTGGGCGCGATGGTGCGCTATCCGCAGATACATAGCGTCGCTTGTATGATGGGCTCCGGTTACTTTATGCAGTTGAGTCAAACGCTGTTCCCGCCGCTGGTGGCGCGCACGCCAGAGCAGAAAGAGACGCTAGCTGCCCGCCTCGCGCCGCTGGCGCCTTACGATCCCAGCCAGCAACTGGATAAACTGGCCAATCGGCCGCTGCTGTTATGGCACGGCGAAGCCGATGAAGTGGTGCCGTTCGCTGAAACCGTCAGGCTGGAGAAAGCGCTGCGTGAAGCCGCGTTGAATGAAAAAATGACTTACCTGTCGGAAAAGCAAATCGGCCACAAAATTACGCCTTCAGCCCTGACTGCACTGGTGAGTTTTTTCAAGCATCAGCTGTAG
- a CDS encoding hemolysin family protein has translation MLDSLLVILLLIVISSFFSLSEISLAAARKIKLKLLADEGNINAQRVLKMQEQPGMFFTVVQIGLNAVAILGGIVGDAAFSPAFSSLFSRFMAPELADQLSFICSFTVVTSLFILFADLTPKRVGMIAPEAVALRIINPMRFCLLVMRPLVWLFNGLANVFFRIFKLPMVRKDDITSDDIYAVVEAGALAGVLRKQEHELIENVFELESRTVPSSMTSRENVVWFDLHEDENSLKTKIAQHPHSKFLVCDGDIDHIVGYVDSKELLLRVLGNQSLTLSSGVQIRSALIVPDTLTLSEALESFKTAGEDFAVIMNEYALVVGIITLNDVMTTLMGDLVGQGQEEQIVARDENSWLVEGGTPIDDVMRVLDIDDFPQSGNYETIGGFMMYMLRKIPKRTDFVKFSGYKFEVVDIDSYRIDQLLVTRIDDRPPVLSVTKSATDELESP, from the coding sequence ATGCTCGATAGCTTACTTGTCATTCTTTTACTGATTGTGATCAGTTCATTCTTTTCTCTTTCGGAGATCTCGCTGGCGGCTGCCCGTAAGATCAAACTTAAACTGCTCGCCGATGAAGGCAACATCAATGCGCAGCGCGTGCTGAAAATGCAGGAACAGCCTGGCATGTTCTTCACCGTGGTGCAGATTGGCCTCAATGCCGTGGCCATCCTCGGCGGTATTGTCGGTGATGCCGCGTTTTCCCCCGCCTTCAGCAGTTTATTTAGCCGCTTTATGGCCCCTGAACTGGCCGATCAGCTCAGCTTTATCTGTTCCTTCACCGTCGTCACCAGCCTGTTTATTTTGTTTGCCGATTTAACGCCGAAGCGCGTGGGGATGATTGCGCCAGAAGCGGTGGCGCTGCGCATCATCAATCCGATGCGCTTCTGCTTGCTGGTGATGCGCCCGCTGGTGTGGCTGTTTAACGGGCTGGCCAACGTGTTTTTCCGCATCTTCAAGCTGCCGATGGTGCGTAAAGACGACATCACCTCCGACGATATTTACGCGGTGGTGGAAGCCGGTGCGCTGGCTGGCGTGCTGCGTAAACAGGAACACGAACTGATCGAAAACGTGTTTGAGCTGGAATCGCGTACCGTGCCGTCTTCGATGACGTCACGCGAGAACGTGGTGTGGTTTGATCTGCACGAAGATGAAAACAGCCTCAAAACCAAAATCGCCCAGCATCCGCACTCTAAATTCCTGGTGTGTGATGGCGACATTGACCATATCGTCGGCTATGTCGATTCCAAAGAGCTGCTGCTGCGCGTGCTGGGCAATCAGAGCCTGACCCTGAGCAGCGGCGTGCAGATTCGCTCTGCGCTGATTGTGCCGGACACGTTAACGCTCTCTGAAGCGCTGGAAAGCTTTAAAACCGCGGGCGAAGACTTCGCGGTCATCATGAACGAATACGCGTTGGTGGTGGGGATTATTACCCTCAACGACGTGATGACCACGCTGATGGGTGATTTGGTCGGCCAGGGTCAGGAAGAGCAGATTGTGGCGCGTGATGAGAACTCATGGCTGGTTGAAGGCGGCACACCGATTGATGACGTGATGCGCGTGCTGGATATCGATGATTTCCCACAGTCCGGCAACTATGAAACCATTGGTGGTTTCATGATGTACATGCTGCGCAAAATCCCGAAACGCACCGATTTCGTCAAGTTCTCAGGTTACAAGTTTGAAGTGGTGGATATCGACAGTTATCGCATCGACCAGCTGCTGGTGACGCGTATAGACGATCGTCCGCCGGTGCTGAGTGTGACGAAGAGCGCCACTGATGAGCTGGAGTCGCCATAG
- the rpsR gene encoding 30S ribosomal protein S18, translated as MARYFRRRKFCRFTAEGVVEIDYKDIATLKNYITESGKIVPSRITGTRAKYQRQLARCIKRARYLSLLPYTDRHQ; from the coding sequence ATGGCACGTTATTTCCGTCGTCGCAAATTCTGCCGTTTCACCGCGGAAGGCGTTGTAGAGATTGATTACAAAGATATCGCTACACTGAAAAACTACATTACCGAAAGCGGTAAAATTGTCCCGAGCCGTATTACCGGTACTCGTGCAAAATACCAGCGTCAGCTCGCTCGTTGCATCAAGCGCGCTCGCTACCTGTCCCTGCTGCCATACACTGATCGTCATCAGTAA
- a CDS encoding type II toxin-antitoxin system Phd/YefM family antitoxin, which translates to MYLLSANEAKTQFGDMLLKAQREPVQISRNGKPVAVVISAEEFQAIELMKQQFLQEKIARAREDVANGRLTDGETFFNQLLD; encoded by the coding sequence ATGTATTTACTCTCTGCCAACGAAGCTAAAACGCAATTTGGGGATATGCTTCTCAAAGCTCAGCGTGAACCGGTACAAATCAGTCGGAACGGAAAACCTGTCGCCGTTGTCATATCTGCTGAAGAGTTTCAGGCAATTGAACTCATGAAGCAGCAGTTTTTACAGGAAAAAATTGCCCGAGCCAGAGAAGACGTTGCCAACGGACGACTGACCGATGGTGAAACATTTTTCAATCAATTACTGGATTAA
- the rpsF gene encoding 30S ribosomal protein S6, with protein sequence MRHYEIVFMVHPDQSEQVPGMIERYTGAITGAQGTIHRLEDWGRRQLAYPINKLHKAHYVLLNVEAPQEVIDELETNFRFNDAVIRSMVMRVKHAVTEASPMVKAKDERRDRREDFANESSDDSDAGDSEE encoded by the coding sequence ATGCGTCATTACGAAATCGTATTTATGGTCCATCCTGACCAGAGCGAACAGGTTCCAGGTATGATCGAGCGTTACACTGGTGCTATCACCGGTGCACAGGGCACGATTCACCGTCTGGAAGACTGGGGCCGCCGTCAGCTGGCTTACCCAATCAACAAACTGCACAAAGCTCACTATGTTCTGCTGAACGTAGAAGCACCGCAGGAAGTGATTGACGAGCTGGAAACTAACTTCCGCTTCAACGACGCCGTTATCCGCAGCATGGTTATGCGCGTTAAGCACGCGGTAACTGAAGCATCTCCGATGGTTAAAGCGAAAGATGAGCGTCGTGATCGTCGCGAAGACTTCGCTAACGAATCATCAGATGACTCAGATGCTGGGGATTCTGAAGAGTAA